A genomic segment from Candidatus Brocadia sinica JPN1 encodes:
- a CDS encoding M20 metallopeptidase family protein, protein MQTKPLTQEILAHAKEAHDYVIRMRRDFHKHPETGFTEIRTSGVIAEELKRLGLHVQTDIAKTGVVGSLYVDGASSTVAFRADMDALPILEENNLEFKSQNEGISHACGHDANMAMLLGAARLMVQLKDKLKRQVKFIFQPCEEQHPGGAKVMVEQGVLHGVDEIYGLHIEPNIPSGTFGVRDGATMAATDRIAITLIGKGGHASTPHLCVDPIVTAAEVILAIQTIISRKVNPLSPCVVSLCQISGGTTFNVIPDKVKIIGTVRTLAKELRYKMPILLEETVRGITSLNNATYQFEYFKGHPPLYNPRPQADFIQNKIIELFGSKSVEHIDPKMGGEDFSYYLEKIKGAYVFLGSGNLEKGASQPLHSSRFLLDEDVLSMGPALFTYIACSP, encoded by the coding sequence ATGCAAACGAAACCGCTTACACAAGAAATACTGGCCCATGCCAAAGAGGCGCACGACTATGTTATCAGGATGCGGAGAGATTTCCACAAACATCCTGAAACAGGTTTTACTGAAATTCGCACCTCCGGTGTTATTGCTGAGGAATTGAAACGACTGGGGCTTCATGTACAAACTGATATTGCAAAAACGGGCGTTGTTGGTTCCCTGTATGTTGACGGAGCATCGAGTACCGTTGCCTTCCGGGCTGATATGGATGCATTGCCCATACTGGAGGAAAACAACCTTGAATTTAAATCTCAAAATGAGGGAATATCCCACGCCTGCGGTCATGATGCCAACATGGCAATGCTCCTGGGAGCCGCACGACTTATGGTGCAGTTGAAGGACAAGCTCAAACGACAGGTAAAATTTATCTTTCAACCCTGCGAAGAACAACATCCGGGTGGTGCAAAAGTCATGGTAGAACAGGGTGTCTTACACGGCGTAGATGAAATCTATGGATTGCATATCGAACCGAATATCCCCTCCGGTACCTTTGGGGTACGGGACGGAGCCACGATGGCGGCAACAGACCGCATTGCCATTACCCTTATAGGGAAAGGCGGGCATGCCTCCACCCCCCATCTGTGTGTAGACCCCATCGTTACCGCTGCCGAGGTGATATTGGCAATTCAGACTATAATCTCACGAAAGGTAAATCCTCTGTCTCCCTGCGTGGTTTCTCTGTGCCAAATTTCGGGCGGCACAACCTTTAACGTCATCCCGGATAAAGTCAAAATCATTGGTACAGTAAGAACCCTTGCAAAGGAATTAAGATATAAAATGCCAATACTCCTGGAGGAGACCGTTAGGGGAATTACTTCACTGAATAATGCCACATACCAATTCGAATATTTCAAGGGTCACCCCCCACTCTACAATCCACGACCACAGGCAGATTTTATACAAAACAAAATTATCGAACTGTTCGGCAGCAAATCAGTCGAGCACATAGATCCCAAAATGGGCGGAGAGGATTTTTCCTATTACCTGGAAAAAATAAAAGGGGCCTATGTTTTTCTGGGATCAGGAAACCTGGAAAAGGGCGCTAGTCAACCATTACACAGTTCCCGATTCTTATTGGATGAAGACGTGCTCTCCATGGGGCCAGCCCTGTTTACCTACATTGCCTGCAGCCCATAA
- a CDS encoding carbon starvation protein A, whose amino-acid sequence MNPIIILSISVACFLLAGRFYTRFISRKMGIDSKRITPAVEINDGRDYVPTATPVVFAHHFAAIAGAGPIIGPVMAMIYGWGPAWLWILIGGIFFGAVHDFSALFVSVREGGKSIAEVARKSLGTAGFIMVISFTIVMLILVNATFLNTSATALTSVIDSAQIGLNKDQIFFRWADDGGSKVIVGGIASMSVIIITLFAPLIGYLYIKRHVSVAKCSAFAILICVVSVIVGFFVPVSLNPLLWMILISLYTIVAAGVPVWLFLQSRDFINVHLLYIGLGLLFIGIFASGIRGAEERFPVNNIREGISHVGFLWPGLFITIACGAISGFHALCAGGTTSKQVKSETAVHKIGYYGMLLESFLAVCVISTVIVGIDMHQYKQLVLPAADSKFQSNPILAFALAFGRTLHSGLGLPISFGILFGMLLLEGFIVTSLDTAVRLNRYLFEELWRVIFKNPPKILNHYWVNSSLAAGLMFGLAYHNTVNNIWSIFGTTNQLLAALTLIIVSFWLLYQKRSVWFTAIPAVFMIITTVAMLVILLVTRFIPQGNITLIIADLALLGLSSGIITIVVRTLYNFKTGIPLSVPVINDIEE is encoded by the coding sequence ATGAACCCAATTATCATCCTATCCATTTCCGTTGCTTGCTTCCTACTGGCAGGCCGTTTCTATACCCGATTCATATCCAGGAAAATGGGGATCGATTCGAAACGGATTACGCCCGCGGTTGAAATAAACGACGGACGCGACTACGTCCCCACAGCAACACCGGTCGTGTTTGCACACCACTTTGCAGCCATTGCCGGCGCCGGCCCCATTATTGGTCCGGTTATGGCCATGATCTATGGATGGGGACCTGCCTGGCTGTGGATCCTGATTGGCGGAATATTCTTTGGGGCGGTGCATGACTTTTCCGCCCTGTTTGTCAGTGTGAGGGAGGGTGGCAAATCCATTGCAGAAGTTGCCAGAAAATCCCTGGGCACTGCCGGATTTATCATGGTTATCTCATTTACCATCGTAATGCTGATTCTTGTTAATGCCACCTTCCTGAACACATCGGCAACTGCCCTGACATCCGTAATCGACAGTGCACAGATTGGACTGAACAAGGATCAAATCTTTTTTCGCTGGGCAGATGACGGGGGAAGCAAGGTCATCGTTGGGGGAATCGCCTCTATGTCTGTCATCATCATCACCCTCTTTGCCCCACTTATCGGGTATCTTTATATCAAGAGGCATGTTTCTGTTGCAAAGTGCTCGGCCTTCGCAATCCTCATCTGTGTTGTATCAGTTATCGTAGGTTTTTTTGTGCCGGTTTCTTTGAATCCGTTACTCTGGATGATTCTGATTTCCCTTTATACTATTGTCGCAGCGGGTGTCCCGGTCTGGTTATTTCTTCAGTCAAGGGATTTTATCAATGTCCACTTGCTTTACATCGGACTGGGGTTGCTTTTCATCGGTATCTTTGCATCGGGTATCAGAGGCGCTGAGGAGCGCTTTCCCGTCAATAATATCCGGGAAGGTATCTCCCACGTTGGTTTTCTCTGGCCAGGACTCTTCATCACGATTGCGTGTGGCGCTATCTCCGGCTTCCATGCCCTCTGTGCCGGCGGAACGACCTCTAAGCAGGTCAAATCAGAAACAGCAGTCCACAAGATAGGATATTACGGTATGTTGCTGGAGTCTTTCCTTGCCGTGTGTGTTATCAGTACGGTCATTGTGGGCATTGATATGCACCAATACAAACAGTTAGTTTTACCGGCAGCGGACTCGAAGTTTCAAAGCAATCCCATATTGGCCTTTGCCTTGGCCTTTGGTCGCACCCTGCATTCCGGATTGGGGTTACCGATATCTTTTGGTATTCTCTTTGGCATGTTGCTTCTGGAAGGGTTTATCGTCACTTCACTTGATACAGCCGTAAGATTGAATCGTTATCTCTTTGAGGAACTCTGGCGGGTTATCTTTAAAAATCCCCCAAAGATTTTGAACCACTATTGGGTTAATTCAAGCCTGGCAGCGGGACTGATGTTTGGGCTAGCATACCATAATACGGTAAACAATATCTGGTCGATATTTGGGACAACCAACCAGCTTCTGGCCGCTTTGACCTTAATCATCGTGTCCTTCTGGCTGCTTTACCAAAAAAGGAGCGTCTGGTTTACTGCCATTCCAGCCGTATTCATGATCATTACTACCGTGGCCATGCTGGTAATCCTACTCGTCACCCGGTTTATTCCGCAAGGCAATATCACGCTCATTATAGCAGACCTGGCACTTCTGGGCCTCTCCTCAGGAATAATCACTATTGTGGTCAGGACACTCTATAATTTTAAAACAGGTATTCCTCTGAGCGTTCCTGTTATAAACGATATTGAAGAGTGA
- a CDS encoding acyl-CoA thioesterase, which translates to MPSIYSTMIEMLHHVFPQQANPGGTLYGGWMMNWIVTAGNLAALRLTKRPLLLASIEDLFFLQPVRIGDVVTVKTMVEYIGNTSLEVEAVVFCRSFNEEEKLCTRARMSFVSSDVQGRPIPIEQRIEPADDNERKMYQYAKDLRERRFARIAQRKQRVLDTSLEDVGQLSLRVYRLVFPEDAIYGNLMYGGKLLLILDEIMAIVAMKFARGTIVTASLDALDFYHPIYVGNVLTLATSLNCAGRSSMEVGVKVLAEDPMNNVIHHTCTAFSTCVKVDGNGKPSPLVPFTPITDIGKKRWTEAEQRKEHRMQRLKELQSQGLKGYPI; encoded by the coding sequence ATGCCCAGTATTTATTCCACTATGATAGAAATGCTGCATCATGTCTTTCCCCAACAAGCGAACCCTGGAGGCACTTTGTATGGCGGGTGGATGATGAACTGGATCGTTACGGCCGGGAACCTTGCTGCTTTACGGCTAACCAAAAGACCCTTACTGCTGGCTTCTATCGAGGATTTATTCTTTCTCCAGCCCGTGAGAATCGGTGATGTGGTTACCGTTAAGACAATGGTCGAATATATCGGAAATACTTCACTGGAGGTAGAGGCCGTGGTATTCTGCAGGTCGTTTAACGAAGAAGAAAAACTCTGTACCCGTGCAAGGATGTCTTTCGTTTCCAGCGACGTTCAGGGCAGGCCAATACCCATAGAACAGCGTATCGAACCGGCCGACGATAATGAAAGAAAAATGTATCAGTATGCTAAGGATCTACGGGAAAGAAGGTTTGCACGGATAGCTCAAAGAAAGCAAAGGGTATTAGATACAAGCCTGGAAGATGTTGGGCAGTTAAGTCTTCGGGTTTATCGGCTGGTTTTCCCGGAAGACGCTATCTATGGCAACCTCATGTACGGGGGGAAACTCCTCCTCATACTCGATGAGATTATGGCCATCGTGGCAATGAAATTTGCCAGAGGGACGATCGTGACGGCTTCCCTGGACGCCCTGGATTTTTACCACCCTATTTATGTGGGTAATGTGCTCACCCTGGCAACTTCTCTCAATTGCGCTGGCAGGTCCTCTATGGAAGTTGGTGTCAAAGTCCTTGCCGAAGATCCGATGAACAATGTTATTCACCATACCTGCACTGCTTTTTCTACCTGTGTCAAAGTGGATGGAAATGGCAAGCCGAGCCCCCTTGTGCCATTTACCCCCATTACGGATATTGGGAAAAAACGCTGGACAGAGGCTGAGCAAAGAAAAGAACACCGCATGCAAAGATTGAAGGAGCTACAGTCACAAGGACTAAAAGGGTATCCGATATAA
- a CDS encoding tetratricopeptide repeat protein, which yields MNNKTRILLFTLITVLPPLAYLNSLENTFVYDDYVTITNNHFIREWRYLSAFFNQKYFVISGELTYRPIVTLSYFLEYALWQLKPWGYHLTNIIIHTLNVYLVYCMAYRLFYNRQSAFISSIIFSIHPLFTEAVNAVSYREDLLSATFLLTAFLFFLKSNRNAGRRDFIICYAFSLCAYLFALLSKEMAIVLPFLILAYDLILQKGISLNTHNTPGWHYLNQKTSLFASLARDRGSVIDYPSLIPPLARGTTRGGKKPFQEKRFLQGNAIMRLVTRYTGYLVVSVFYLYLRFSLFHNPGESSEFPGNSIFANGIMMTKALGYYFKLLFIPIPLNADYVVPLTYSPADASFIVSVIVVILVVVLSVKLCLLSRIWTFSILWFFITLLPVMNIIPIINIMAERYLYIPGIGFILLLGSIFTQKTFVNKCLLNVSGNILNRRVFCIASITIICLLLTWGTMSRNRIWFNEFTFSTETIRRSPGSFRMYNDLGYYYYHHNGFIDAAIQAFRDSIRVRYNQPKAHCNLGAAYSLKGLDNEAIEELKIATRLRNEYPEAHNNLGLLYKRNGMPDKAVNEYIEALKTSPYYADAHCNLGSALIDQGRLDEALSELEKAVKIRKNFVLAHYNIAVVYYKKGQMNEAYNKLLEACQLDPLSADVHISLGVLYLNHFHDNKKALEHIQKALRLNPKHRQAEEMKKVINKLTSAEGKP from the coding sequence TTGAATAACAAAACCCGTATACTATTATTCACACTCATCACGGTATTGCCCCCATTGGCTTACCTGAATTCTCTGGAGAATACCTTTGTCTACGATGACTACGTTACGATAACCAATAACCACTTTATCCGGGAATGGAGGTATCTCTCTGCATTCTTTAACCAGAAATACTTTGTCATCTCCGGCGAACTGACGTACCGCCCCATCGTCACCCTTTCCTATTTTCTTGAGTATGCTCTTTGGCAACTAAAACCGTGGGGCTATCATCTGACAAATATCATCATCCATACCCTGAATGTTTACCTGGTCTATTGTATGGCATATCGGCTCTTTTATAATCGGCAGTCTGCCTTTATTTCCTCCATAATTTTTTCTATACACCCGCTTTTTACAGAGGCCGTAAATGCCGTTAGTTATCGTGAAGACCTCTTATCTGCCACCTTTTTGCTGACAGCCTTTCTCTTCTTTCTTAAATCCAACAGGAATGCGGGTAGAAGAGACTTCATCATTTGCTATGCCTTTTCTTTGTGTGCATATCTCTTTGCCCTGTTATCGAAGGAGATGGCAATTGTCCTTCCCTTCTTGATCCTTGCCTATGACCTCATCCTTCAAAAAGGTATCTCGTTAAACACCCATAATACTCCAGGGTGGCATTACCTCAACCAAAAGACCTCTCTCTTTGCCTCCTTAGCAAGGGATAGAGGAAGTGTTATTGATTACCCCTCTTTGATTCCCCCCTTAGCAAGGGGGACGACGAGGGGGGGTAAAAAACCTTTTCAGGAAAAGAGGTTTTTACAGGGTAACGCTATCATGCGGCTGGTAACACGGTATACAGGCTATCTTGTCGTCAGCGTCTTTTACCTCTATCTGCGATTCTCTCTATTCCATAATCCCGGCGAATCATCAGAGTTTCCCGGGAATAGTATTTTTGCAAATGGCATCATGATGACAAAGGCGCTTGGTTATTATTTCAAGCTCTTGTTTATTCCAATCCCGCTTAACGCAGATTACGTGGTTCCTCTTACCTATTCGCCTGCCGATGCGTCTTTTATTGTGAGCGTTATCGTAGTAATACTTGTTGTTGTTCTGTCAGTAAAACTATGCCTTCTTTCAAGGATCTGGACTTTTTCCATCCTCTGGTTTTTCATAACACTCTTACCGGTAATGAATATTATCCCCATAATCAACATTATGGCAGAGAGGTATCTTTATATCCCAGGCATAGGATTTATCCTGCTATTGGGCTCGATATTTACTCAAAAAACATTTGTAAATAAATGTCTTTTAAACGTTTCAGGCAATATCTTAAACCGGAGGGTATTTTGCATAGCATCAATAACCATCATCTGCCTTTTACTTACATGGGGCACCATGAGCAGAAACAGGATATGGTTCAATGAATTTACCTTCAGCACAGAAACTATACGCCGTTCGCCGGGGAGTTTTCGGATGTATAACGACCTGGGGTACTATTATTATCATCATAATGGTTTTATCGATGCAGCCATTCAGGCATTTAGGGATTCTATTCGGGTAAGATATAATCAACCAAAAGCACATTGCAACCTCGGCGCCGCATATTCGCTGAAAGGTCTTGATAATGAAGCAATTGAAGAGCTAAAGATAGCGACCCGTTTAAGGAATGAATACCCGGAGGCGCATAACAACCTGGGACTTCTTTACAAAAGGAATGGGATGCCGGATAAGGCCGTCAATGAATATATCGAGGCGCTCAAGACGTCCCCGTATTATGCCGATGCACACTGCAACCTGGGGAGTGCATTGATTGATCAGGGGAGGCTCGACGAGGCACTCTCTGAATTAGAAAAGGCCGTAAAAATTCGAAAGAATTTTGTCCTTGCACATTATAACATAGCGGTAGTTTATTATAAAAAAGGGCAAATGAACGAGGCCTATAATAAACTTTTGGAGGCTTGCCAGTTAGATCCATTAAGTGCCGATGTCCACATTAGCCTGGGTGTTTTGTATCTGAACCATTTTCATGACAATAAAAAGGCACTGGAACATATCCAGAAAGCATTACGATTAAACCCCAAACACAGGCAAGCAGAAGAAATGAAGAAGGTCATCAATAAACTGACATCTGCAGAAGGGAAGCCATAG
- a CDS encoding YfhO family protein: protein MRDKDYSNYSASGLITNKWEAWSQYDWFAILTLFLLTLAYFHNVVIPTDYHVLSDQNTDTRHQLFYWRYFGFNTLAKGTVPLWNPYIYGGTPFVGGVQSALFYPLNLIFLVFPIHVAINYSIILHVFLSGVFTYLYLRFLNLKSAIPNLQSGVRLSRSSCMIASIIFMFCAPQIFHVYPGHLPNLCTMIWLPLILLFSEMFIRTRKFFYALLGGVAVAFTILAGHPQYFFYTSIAVVIYFIIRIIQEFREHRNWKYVGYHTAGICILYVAGVSLAAIQLLPAFEMIQHSARQTISYEWVCQFSFAPENFITLFIPEFLGDSLKTPYWGRYYLWEMSLYVGILPLLLSALASFYARNKFTKTFLIMALITMILALGKFTPLFKILYAIVPGFNMFRGNSKFIFIVVFSLSVLSGIGAEYLQKGIFTKKKISTFFYITIAMVAAISLFLLIFFVFRAGYGTWHGIIQKICSWGDRYTTLPNLKDTGFLHATFAVATRGAVKLIILSILSLLVIGLWMNGRLRSQILIPITLALLFGDLWCFGNQYMVTFDARQCFWNKELLDALKNDTGPFRITTVGHFELNQGMAHDISHIGGYDANVIKEYSEFINLSDGKPVEEPRIVMEVAQLSKLTNMFNLKYILLPAHVKIEHPTIKPVFRDAKYALFDNTQALPRAFIVHSAKTLQGRDAMFKELSSPEFDPVKYIVLEESTNIIKNADTKNLPQEPHPAILEYSPNSVTIRATLLEEGYLVLGDTFYPGWNAYVDGKKSKVLKTNYILRSVFLEKGEHIVKFVYEPKSFAIGMIITLISIGILVPVSVFCNSSVDRRRY from the coding sequence ATGCGAGACAAGGACTACAGCAATTATTCAGCTTCAGGTTTGATTACAAACAAGTGGGAGGCATGGTCTCAATACGATTGGTTTGCGATACTCACTTTATTCCTCCTTACCCTGGCATATTTCCACAATGTCGTTATTCCCACAGATTATCACGTCCTGAGCGATCAGAATACCGATACCCGCCACCAGTTATTTTACTGGAGATATTTTGGTTTCAATACCCTGGCTAAAGGAACGGTTCCCCTCTGGAATCCATATATCTATGGTGGAACGCCCTTTGTGGGAGGAGTGCAATCGGCCCTATTTTATCCGCTGAATCTGATCTTTCTTGTCTTCCCTATTCATGTAGCTATCAACTATAGCATCATTCTCCATGTATTTTTGTCAGGAGTGTTTACTTACTTATACCTTAGATTTTTAAATCTAAAATCTGCAATCCCAAATCTACAATCAGGCGTCAGGCTTTCCCGATCAAGTTGTATGATCGCGTCCATCATATTTATGTTTTGCGCCCCGCAGATATTCCACGTCTATCCGGGGCACCTCCCCAATCTGTGCACCATGATATGGCTACCACTTATTCTTTTGTTTTCGGAGATGTTTATACGTACCAGGAAATTTTTCTATGCACTTCTGGGTGGGGTTGCAGTTGCTTTTACTATATTGGCGGGTCATCCCCAATATTTTTTTTATACCTCCATTGCTGTAGTAATCTATTTTATTATACGCATTATCCAGGAGTTCAGAGAACACAGGAATTGGAAATATGTCGGGTATCATACAGCGGGCATTTGCATTCTCTACGTTGCAGGTGTTTCACTCGCTGCCATTCAATTATTGCCGGCCTTTGAGATGATTCAACATTCTGCCCGGCAAACGATTTCCTATGAATGGGTATGCCAGTTCTCCTTTGCGCCAGAAAATTTCATCACTTTATTTATCCCTGAATTTTTGGGAGATTCACTCAAAACCCCTTATTGGGGTCGATATTACCTCTGGGAGATGTCGTTGTACGTTGGCATCCTTCCTTTACTATTGAGTGCACTTGCCTCATTCTATGCTAGAAACAAATTCACAAAGACCTTTCTCATTATGGCATTGATCACGATGATCCTTGCACTGGGTAAATTTACCCCGCTCTTTAAAATTCTGTATGCCATTGTCCCAGGATTTAACATGTTTCGGGGTAATTCCAAGTTTATATTTATCGTTGTCTTTTCCCTTTCGGTTCTCTCCGGCATTGGGGCAGAATATTTGCAAAAGGGCATTTTTACGAAAAAAAAGATTTCCACTTTCTTTTATATTACCATTGCCATGGTTGCTGCAATAAGCCTGTTTCTCTTAATCTTCTTTGTGTTCAGGGCAGGATATGGAACATGGCATGGCATTATTCAGAAGATTTGTTCGTGGGGTGATCGGTATACCACACTACCCAACCTGAAAGATACTGGATTTTTGCATGCAACCTTTGCCGTTGCTACAAGAGGTGCCGTAAAACTTATCATCCTTAGCATATTAAGCCTACTTGTTATTGGTTTGTGGATGAATGGCAGGTTAAGAAGTCAGATTTTAATCCCCATTACCTTGGCTTTACTATTCGGCGACCTCTGGTGCTTCGGGAATCAATATATGGTAACATTTGATGCCCGGCAATGTTTTTGGAATAAGGAACTTCTCGATGCCTTAAAAAATGACACCGGACCGTTCCGCATCACGACAGTTGGTCACTTTGAACTCAACCAGGGTATGGCGCATGATATTTCTCATATCGGGGGATATGACGCCAATGTTATTAAAGAATACAGTGAATTCATTAACCTATCAGATGGTAAACCCGTAGAAGAACCGCGCATCGTTATGGAAGTTGCCCAACTTTCAAAGCTGACCAACATGTTTAATTTAAAATATATACTCCTTCCAGCCCATGTGAAGATAGAACACCCAACGATAAAACCAGTCTTTCGTGACGCAAAATACGCCCTCTTTGACAATACACAGGCATTACCGCGCGCCTTCATTGTCCATAGCGCTAAAACCTTGCAGGGGAGAGATGCTATGTTCAAAGAACTCTCTAGCCCTGAATTTGATCCCGTAAAATATATTGTTCTGGAAGAGTCTACCAATATAATAAAGAATGCAGACACAAAAAATTTACCACAAGAGCCTCATCCTGCAATTCTTGAATACTCGCCAAATAGCGTTACCATAAGGGCAACTCTCTTAGAAGAGGGGTATCTTGTCCTTGGAGATACGTTTTACCCCGGATGGAATGCGTACGTTGATGGAAAAAAGAGTAAGGTGCTAAAGACCAATTACATCCTCCGGTCAGTCTTTCTTGAAAAAGGAGAGCACATAGTTAAATTTGTCTACGAGCCTAAATCATTTGCCATTGGTATGATTATTACTCTGATAAGTATAGGAATTTTAGTTCCAGTGTCTGTGTTTTGTAATAGTTCTGTTGATCGCAGAAGATACTGA
- a CDS encoding type II toxin-antitoxin system PemK/MazF family toxin — protein MTKFIKGDVVVVSFPFSDLTQAKRRPALVITALEGDDVILCQITSQTIKDNYALLLEDKDFETGSLKQPSNVRPNRIFTIDSHIILYQLAVVKEKISLRL, from the coding sequence GTGACAAAATTTATAAAAGGGGATGTCGTTGTTGTTTCCTTTCCCTTCTCTGATTTGACCCAAGCGAAAAGACGACCTGCCTTAGTTATTACAGCATTAGAAGGCGATGACGTAATTCTCTGTCAGATTACCAGCCAAACCATTAAAGACAATTATGCACTTTTACTCGAAGATAAGGACTTTGAGACGGGAAGCCTAAAGCAGCCGAGTAATGTAAGACCCAATCGCATATTTACTATAGACAGTCATATTATCTTATATCAGTTGGCAGTCGTAAAAGAGAAAATCTCACTGAGATTATAG
- a CDS encoding thiamine pyrophosphate-binding protein produces the protein MKIITGGALLLDVLVQCGIKHVFSISGEHIGTVYDAFEKFPEIHLTVPRCETAAALMASGYTASTGCSSVAMSTVGAGVIYEVSGLSKAWFNYLPVLSIAPQLQSWKIKPHQENLQGCNQDEIFFPITKWNTIVYTWERIPQMIYRAFREAWQGIPGPVHIDIPVDILFRYKVLTKKKRQSIMPPAERTMYRGAIAGDAFCLKEACETIQKSERPIIILGQGFGRPGRYQGMKEAANRLGIPVITTVHSSGVFCGDDYCYAGDASLFMNSTSGMELLNKTDLLIIAGIDPYSERILSAIKNSSHVKGIVQVEIDPSSFADSIPNLCPVHADPGSSFSYFERETKTNKNAFRAWRDDFYKNCDLLAIELSKEFKDARGIFASLKNISSSNDIFIVDGKELSLAASCFFRKAIYKNLFIMDDRDIPGAGLPFAIGAAIGNPDNNVVLICDKNSLFYHIRELQPAVSMGLEFTIICVDTVNKNNNVADTRLVLEGMDCPVKEIDPLSIKRDDIVKGKIKKPCAMMIM, from the coding sequence ATGAAAATAATCACTGGGGGGGCATTGCTTTTAGACGTACTTGTTCAATGTGGAATCAAGCATGTGTTTTCTATATCCGGAGAACACATCGGCACCGTATATGATGCATTTGAAAAATTCCCGGAAATTCATTTAACCGTTCCGCGTTGTGAAACTGCCGCAGCTCTCATGGCGTCCGGCTATACTGCTTCTACGGGATGCTCAAGCGTAGCAATGTCAACGGTAGGGGCCGGGGTCATATATGAAGTTTCAGGGCTGTCAAAGGCGTGGTTCAATTATCTGCCTGTTCTCTCTATTGCCCCACAGCTTCAAAGCTGGAAAATAAAACCTCATCAGGAAAACTTACAAGGTTGTAATCAGGATGAAATATTTTTCCCTATCACTAAATGGAATACCATCGTGTACACCTGGGAGAGAATACCTCAAATGATTTACAGGGCGTTCAGGGAGGCATGGCAAGGTATACCAGGGCCGGTACATATCGATATCCCTGTAGATATATTGTTCAGATACAAGGTACTTACAAAAAAGAAAAGGCAGAGTATAATGCCTCCGGCTGAGAGGACGATGTATAGAGGTGCCATAGCGGGAGATGCCTTTTGTCTGAAAGAAGCCTGTGAAACGATTCAAAAGTCCGAAAGGCCTATTATTATTTTAGGCCAGGGTTTTGGACGCCCCGGGCGATATCAGGGGATGAAAGAGGCTGCAAACAGACTGGGAATACCTGTTATCACTACCGTACACAGTTCCGGGGTTTTTTGTGGCGACGATTATTGTTATGCCGGGGATGCGTCATTATTCATGAATTCAACATCAGGAATGGAATTGTTGAATAAGACGGATCTTTTGATTATTGCAGGAATCGACCCTTATTCAGAACGTATTCTTTCTGCGATAAAAAATTCTTCGCATGTAAAGGGTATTGTCCAGGTAGAAATTGATCCGTCATCTTTTGCAGACAGCATTCCTAACCTTTGTCCTGTACATGCAGATCCCGGGAGTAGTTTCTCCTATTTTGAACGAGAAACGAAAACGAATAAAAACGCTTTCCGTGCCTGGAGGGATGATTTCTATAAAAATTGCGACCTATTAGCAATAGAATTGTCAAAAGAGTTTAAAGATGCAAGGGGAATATTTGCTTCACTGAAAAATATTTCTTCCAGCAATGACATCTTTATCGTCGATGGGAAAGAGTTATCACTTGCAGCATCTTGTTTTTTTAGAAAGGCCATCTATAAAAATCTTTTTATCATGGATGACCGGGACATACCAGGGGCTGGACTTCCTTTTGCGATAGGTGCAGCTATTGGTAATCCAGATAATAACGTTGTTCTTATTTGTGACAAGAATTCACTTTTTTACCATATAAGGGAGTTACAACCAGCCGTCTCAATGGGATTAGAGTTTACCATCATATGCGTGGACACTGTAAATAAGAACAATAATGTTGCAGACACGAGATTAGTATTAGAAGGCATGGACTGCCCTGTAAAGGAGATAGACCCTTTGTCAATAAAGAGGGACGATATAGTTAAGGGCAAAATCAAAAAACCTTGTGCAATGATGATAATGTAA